In Vagococcus luciliae, one genomic interval encodes:
- a CDS encoding NAD kinase, with protein sequence MRIRVYSNRKPISRKVTQELLSKLRNAGFILDKKNPDVVITIGGDGTLLSAFHAYESQLDTVRFIGVHTGHLGFYTDWRDYEIDELVRSLKEEKQNSVSYPLLDVCLTYTNNMANRHFLALNEATIKNVERTMVANVYIKDELFECYRGDGLSVSTPTGSTAYSKSLGGAVVHPRVNTLQLNEIASLNNRVYRSLGSPMIIAPDEWIKLDMKKRETYSLHVDNLSLTNSNIKQVTFRLSEKRIHFALYRHTHFWRRVNNAFIGTSKESSERI encoded by the coding sequence ATGAGAATTAGAGTCTATTCTAATCGTAAACCAATCTCAAGAAAAGTTACGCAAGAACTTTTGTCAAAGCTCCGAAATGCAGGGTTTATTTTAGATAAAAAAAATCCAGATGTTGTTATAACAATTGGAGGAGATGGCACGTTATTAAGTGCGTTTCATGCTTATGAAAGTCAATTAGATACTGTTAGGTTTATTGGTGTTCACACGGGACATCTAGGATTTTATACCGATTGGCGAGATTATGAGATAGATGAATTAGTTCGAAGTTTGAAAGAAGAAAAGCAAAATAGTGTGAGTTATCCATTGTTAGATGTTTGTTTAACTTATACGAATAATATGGCAAATCGACATTTTTTAGCACTTAATGAAGCGACGATTAAAAATGTGGAGCGAACCATGGTAGCAAATGTCTATATCAAAGATGAGTTGTTTGAATGCTACAGAGGAGATGGTTTATCTGTTTCAACGCCAACTGGTTCAACAGCGTATAGTAAAAGTTTGGGAGGCGCAGTTGTTCATCCACGAGTAAATACACTTCAATTAAATGAAATTGCCTCACTAAATAATCGAGTTTATCGTTCATTAGGTTCTCCGATGATTATTGCACCGGATGAATGGATTAAATTGGATATGAAAAAACGAGAAACATACAGTTTACACGTGGACAACTTGTCGTTAACTAATTCTAATATTAAACAAGTGACGTTTCGTTTGTCAGAAAAAAGAATTCATTTTGCCTTGTATCGGCATACCCATTTTTGGCGCCGTGTGAATAACGCCTTTATAGGGACTTCAAAAGAAAGTAGCGAGAGAATATGA